From Coffea arabica cultivar ET-39 chromosome 9c, Coffea Arabica ET-39 HiFi, whole genome shotgun sequence, one genomic window encodes:
- the LOC113707743 gene encoding GTP-binding protein ERG: MRTIRALRILTSSLSSNSQKTLFNSPFLQRFYAVGTQPDHLPTSSTEEEDDTTSSSSVFDSSEYDMGFSLNGDSEAGKIKNPTWDEKYRDRVKSEVFKEEIKSSRIVKKSEEKKKNAAVLAMSLLDAAIRWQDKEDEDDDENKEVTVEDQKSLAVGIIGAPNAGKSALTNFMVGTKVAAVSRKTNTTTHEVLGVMTKGHTQICFFDTPGLMLKKSGFPYNDMKVRMESAWSSVGLFDVLVIIFDVDRHLKRPDSRVIRLIQRMGSQVNPNQKRVLCMNKIDLVEKKKDLLKVAEEFKDLPGYERYFMISGLKGSGVKQLTQYLMEQAVKRPWDEDPFTLTEEVMKNISLEVVREKLLDHVHQEIPYNIEHRLVDWKELRDSSLRIEQHFITPKMSQRKILVGKKGSKIGRIGLEANEELRSIFKRNVHLILMVRLKS, encoded by the exons ATGAGAACAATTAGAGCTTTGAGGATACTAACCTCATCACTGTCCTCAAATTCCCAGAAAACCCTTTTCAATTCACCTTTTTTGCAGCGGTTTTATGCGGTAGGAACTCAACCAGATCATCTCCCCACAAGCAGTACAGAGGAGGAAGATGATACTACCTCGTCATCATCAGTGTTTGATAGCTCAGAATACGACATGGGTTTTAGTTTAAACGGTGATTCAGAGGCTGGGAAGATTAAGAATCCTACATGGGATGAGAAGTATAGGGATAGAGTGAAAAGCGAAGTTTTTAAAGAAGAGATAAAAAGTTCAAGAATCGTGAAGAAAAgtgaggagaaaaagaaaaatgctgcTGTGCTTGCAATGTCGCTTCTGGATGCCGCTATTAGGTGGCAGGATAAGGAAGATGAGGACGACGACGAAAATAAGGAGGTGACGGTGGAGGATCAGAAGTCTTTGGCTGTTGGAATCATCGGGGCTCCTAATGCTGGGAAGTCTGCTCTTACTAACTTCATG GTTGGGACAAAAGTTGCTGCAGTTTCAAGGAAGACGAATACAACGACGCATGAAGTGCTGGGAGTAATGACTAAAGGACATACACAAATC TGCTTTTTTGATACTCCTGGGCTTATGTTAAAGAAAAGTGGTTTCCCATACAATGATATGAAGGTTCGCATGGAAAGTGCTTGGAGTTCAGTTGGTTTATTTGATGTGCTGGTAATCATATTTGATGTCGATAGACATCTTAAAAG GCCTGACTCGAGAGTAATAAGATTGATACAACGAATGGGTTCTCAAGTTAATCCAAATCAGAAGCGTGTTTTGTGCATGAATAAGATAGACTTggttgagaaaaagaaagactTATTGAAGGTTGCAGAAGAATTTAAGGATCTTCCTGGATATGAAAG GTACTTTATGATCTCTGGACTAAAGGGATCAGGAGTGAAGCAACTGACTCAATATTTGATGGAGCAG GCTGTCAAAAGACCATGGGATGAAGATCCATTCACTCTTACAGAAGAAGTGATGAAGAACATTTCACTAGAAGTGGTACGGGAGAAATTGTTGGATCATGTACATCAG GAAATCCCATACAACATCGAACATCGGTTGGTAGATTGGAAGGAGTTGAGAGATAGTTCTCTGAGGATTGAGCAACATTTTATCACTCCCAAAATGAGTCAACGCAAAATTCTTGTGGGAAAGAAAGGTTCCAAAATAGG AAGAATAGGCCTTGAAGCGAATGAGGAGTTAAGATCCATATTCAAGAGAAACGTCCATCTCATCCTTATGGTGAGACTTAAATCATGA
- the LOC113707672 gene encoding protein UNUSUAL FLORAL ORGANS: METFHHAQISIPLPYNFTITSSNTGSIPGPAANCITTPWMDSRIWSRLPQRLIDRVIAFLPVPAFFRARAVCKRWYGLLFSNSFLELYLQVSPRCHWFIFFKQKSLKSNIYKTTNGGNGADRINCEGYLFDPYETKWHRISCPLIPPGFSPASSSGGLICWVSEEAGSKSILLSNPLTGSLTPLPSTLRPRLFPSIGLTISNTSIDLAVAGDDMISPYAVKNLSTENFHIDGGGFYSIWGTTSSLPRLCSLESGQMVFANGRFYCMNYSPFSILSYDIIANQWCKIQAPMRRFLRSPSLVESKGKLILVAAVEKSKLNVPKSLRLWSLQDCGTMWVEIERMPQQLYLQFSDVENGQGFNCVGHGEFIVILIRGSEKALMFDFCRKRWQWIPSCPYIHGYRSYGDQAGELHGFGYEPRLATPVTALLDQLTLPFQSFSG, translated from the coding sequence ATGGAAACTTTTCATCATGCCCAAATAAGCATTCCTCTTCCCTACAACTTTACTATTACTAGTAGCAACACTGGAAGTATTCCTGGACCTGCAGCAAATTGCATAACCACTCCCTGGATGGACAGTAGGATATGGAGCAGACTCCCACAAAGGCTGATTGATAGGGTGATCGCCTTTCTTCCTGTACCAGCTTTCTTTCGAGCTAGAGCAGTCTGTAAGAGATGGTATGGGCTCTTATTCTCCAACAGCTTTCTCGAGCTATACTTGCAAGTTTCTCCACGCTGCCACTGGTTCATATTCTTCAAGCAGAAGAGTTTAAAGAGCAATATTTACAAGACCACTAATGGTGGAAATGGAGCCGATAGAATCAACTGTGAAGGGTACCTTTTCGACCCTTATGAGACCAAGTGGCACCGAATTTCCTGCCCTTTGATTCCACCAGGTTTTTCCCCAGCCTCATCCTCAGGTGGCCTAATCTGCTGGGTGTCTGAAGAGGCTGGTTCAAAGAGCATTCTTCTGTCTAATCCACTCACTGGGTCTCTAACTCCATTGCCTTCAACTTTAAGGCCAAGGCTTTTCCCTTCTATTGGTTTAACCATCAGTAACACATCCATTGATCTAGCTGTTGCAGGAGATGACATGATATCCCCCTATGCAGTGAAGAATTTAAGCACTGAAAACTTTCACATTGATGGTGGAGGATTCTACTCCATCTGGGGTACTACTTCTTCCCTCCCAAGGCTTTGTAGCCTTGAATCAGGACAAATGGTTTTTGCTAATGGCCGATTTTACTGCATGAACTATAGCCCTTTTAGCATTCTGTCATATGATATCATTGCAAATCAATGGTGCAAAATTCAAGCTCCCATGCGAAGGTTTCTGCGTTCTCCAAGCTTGGTTGAGAGCAAAGGGAAGCTCATTCTAGTTGCAGCAGTGGAGAAGAGCAAGCTTAATGTGCCAAAAAGTTTGAGGCTTTGGTCCTTGCAAGACTGTGGGACAATGTGGGTGGAGATCGAAAGAATGCCACAGCAATTATACCTTCAATTTTCAGATGTTGAAAATGGTCAAGGGTTCAATTGTGTTGGTCATGGAGAATTTATTGTTATACTGATCCGAGGATCTGAAAAGGCATTAATGTTTGATTTTTGCAGGAAAAGATGGCAGTGGATTCCTTCTTGTCCATACATTCATGGCTATAGGAGTTACGGAGATCAAGCTGGTGAATTGCATGGTTTTGGCTATGAGCCTAGGCTTGCAACACCTGTTACTGCACTTCTGGACCAGTTGACACTTCCCTTTCAGTCTTTCAGTGGGTAG